The following proteins are encoded in a genomic region of Syntrophotaleaceae bacterium:
- a CDS encoding FAD-dependent oxidoreductase has protein sequence MSRKRIIVIGGSAAGPKAAAKAKRLDQNAEVTIIQKDPEMSMASCGYPYYVAGVFNDRNALLSTPYGEVRDSGFFLHTKGISARTETEVIAIDRENHEVRVRDLKNGMEEELPYDKLIIATGATARRPPIPGLELEGITTLQSMRDADFMRRIRDDKQITKAIVIGGGLIGIETCEALQLSGIDITVVEMLPQILMFLDWELAKVLENHVRSKAANVLTDVGVTEFIGQDGKLSAVKLSNGTELPCQLAVLAIGVAPNTKLAAAAGLAIGATGGILVDDYMQTSDPDIYAVGDCVEIKNRLTGEKTRAPFGDLANLEGRVAGENAIMGNTVTFPGTIHTGICQVFDFAAGSTGLSEAKARKAGYDIETVINASLDKPGFMGAKLLISKMVADRKTGKILGVQVVGPGDVGRQVSIAAMALLGNMTVTDLGNADLPYAPPFSLAIDHIIATAHLMENKIKGRLKGISSVEVKKKLEQESKPFILDVRTTDEFDQMRIGIGETLIPLSDLRHRFGDLPADKDREIICFCKISLRGYETQLLLEANGWTNVKVLEGGVMAWPFGREK, from the coding sequence ATGTCCAGAAAGCGCATTATCGTGATTGGAGGGTCGGCGGCCGGCCCCAAGGCGGCCGCCAAGGCCAAGCGTCTCGACCAGAACGCCGAGGTAACCATTATCCAGAAGGATCCGGAGATGTCGATGGCATCCTGCGGCTATCCCTATTACGTCGCCGGCGTATTCAACGACCGCAATGCCCTGTTGAGCACTCCTTACGGCGAGGTGCGGGATTCGGGATTCTTCCTCCACACCAAGGGGATCAGCGCCCGCACGGAGACCGAGGTGATTGCCATCGATCGGGAAAACCATGAAGTGCGCGTGCGTGATCTCAAAAACGGCATGGAGGAGGAGCTGCCTTACGACAAGCTGATCATCGCCACCGGCGCTACGGCCCGCAGGCCGCCGATCCCCGGGCTGGAACTGGAAGGGATTACCACCCTGCAGTCGATGCGGGATGCCGACTTCATGCGCAGGATCCGCGACGACAAGCAGATTACCAAGGCGATCGTCATCGGCGGCGGCTTGATCGGCATCGAGACCTGTGAGGCGCTGCAGCTTTCCGGCATCGATATTACCGTGGTGGAAATGCTCCCGCAGATCCTCATGTTTCTCGACTGGGAACTGGCCAAAGTACTCGAAAACCATGTTCGATCCAAGGCCGCCAACGTGCTGACCGATGTCGGGGTGACCGAATTCATCGGTCAGGATGGCAAGCTGTCGGCGGTCAAACTGAGCAACGGTACCGAGCTCCCCTGCCAGCTAGCGGTTCTGGCCATCGGCGTGGCCCCGAACACCAAGCTGGCGGCCGCTGCCGGTCTGGCCATCGGCGCCACCGGCGGCATCCTGGTCGACGATTACATGCAGACCTCCGATCCGGATATCTACGCGGTCGGGGACTGTGTCGAGATCAAAAACCGCCTGACCGGCGAAAAAACCCGGGCGCCCTTTGGCGACCTGGCCAACCTGGAGGGACGGGTGGCCGGAGAAAATGCGATCATGGGCAACACCGTGACCTTCCCCGGGACCATTCATACCGGAATCTGTCAAGTCTTTGATTTCGCGGCCGGATCGACCGGATTGTCGGAAGCCAAGGCCCGCAAAGCCGGGTACGACATTGAAACCGTCATCAACGCCAGCCTCGACAAGCCGGGCTTCATGGGGGCCAAGCTGCTGATCTCCAAAATGGTAGCGGATCGGAAGACCGGCAAAATTCTCGGCGTGCAGGTCGTCGGCCCCGGCGATGTCGGTCGGCAGGTGTCCATCGCTGCCATGGCCCTTCTGGGCAACATGACCGTTACCGACCTGGGGAATGCCGATCTTCCCTATGCACCACCCTTCTCCCTGGCCATCGACCATATCATCGCTACCGCCCATCTGATGGAAAACAAGATCAAGGGCCGCCTGAAAGGGATTTCATCCGTCGAGGTGAAAAAGAAGCTCGAGCAGGAGTCCAAACCCTTTATTCTCGATGTGCGCACCACCGACGAATTCGATCAGATGCGCATCGGCATTGGCGAGACCCTGATACCTCTGTCCGACCTGCGCCATCGCTTCGGTGATCTCCCCGCCGACAAGGATCGGGAAATCATCTGTTTCTGCAAAATTTCGCTGCGCGGCTACGAGACGCAGCTTCTGCTGGAAGCCAACGGCTGGACGAATGTGAAGGTTCTGGAAGGCGGCGTCATGGCCTGGCCCTTCGGGCGGGAGAAATAG
- a CDS encoding IPT/TIG domain-containing protein, whose product MTRKFFCILLLLLLPALVLAQPPRLTGIAPSVARPGSRVIVTGGPFTKDVRIMFGDRLVAPASLAERQLTFVVPDLPAGQYLLQLQTGEETSERSMFFRVVLPPPAILSLEPQTIDTCDMGAGRQVVVRGEGLQAGTLLLLDGAVLAAQRSAEDALTFAVPRMDSGLHQIQLVNPDEQKSLPVVLVINNTPEIENASMGEESVTSYELMITGKNFTYRSILLVNGQQIPSFNPTTPDIGEFEYTPYNLNQPGLDSVYYVDCRTMIYVRHPTTSQTKTLTLQIINPDGSESGVFSYTGP is encoded by the coding sequence ATGACCCGCAAGTTTTTCTGCATCCTGCTGTTGCTGCTGCTTCCCGCCCTGGTCCTGGCCCAACCTCCCCGTCTGACGGGAATCGCCCCCAGTGTGGCCCGGCCGGGCAGCCGGGTTATCGTGACCGGCGGCCCCTTTACGAAAGACGTCAGGATAATGTTCGGGGACAGGCTGGTGGCACCAGCCAGCCTCGCTGAACGGCAGCTGACCTTCGTCGTTCCCGACCTGCCGGCAGGCCAGTACCTGCTGCAACTCCAGACGGGGGAGGAAACGTCGGAACGGAGCATGTTCTTCCGCGTGGTTCTGCCCCCTCCGGCCATCCTTTCTTTGGAGCCGCAGACGATCGACACCTGTGATATGGGAGCAGGCCGCCAGGTCGTGGTCCGGGGCGAGGGCCTACAGGCCGGCACCCTGCTGCTGCTGGATGGAGCAGTGCTGGCGGCGCAACGCAGTGCCGAGGATGCCCTGACATTCGCCGTGCCCCGGATGGATTCGGGGCTTCATCAGATCCAACTGGTCAATCCCGACGAGCAGAAATCGCTTCCGGTAGTCCTGGTCATCAACAACACCCCCGAGATAGAAAACGCCTCCATGGGGGAAGAGTCTGTCACATCCTATGAACTGATGATTACCGGGAAAAATTTCACCTACCGGTCGATACTCCTGGTGAATGGTCAACAGATTCCTTCTTTCAATCCGACCACGCCGGATATCGGTGAATTCGAATACACCCCCTACAACCTGAACCAGCCCGGGCTCGACTCCGTGTATTACGTCGATTGCAGGACGATGATCTACGTGCGGCATCCCACCACCAGTCAAACCAAGACCCTGACCCTGCAAATCATCAATCCGGACGGCTCGGAGAGCGGGGTGTTCAGCTATACCGGGCCTTAA
- the hcp gene encoding hydroxylamine reductase, translated as MSKMFCHQCEQAANGVACEVHGVCGKNPEVAALQDLMLYGLKGMSLYAAKAREFDARDEEIDLFLFEGLFSTVTNVDFDPDQLIAKLHRCYQLKEKAREMYEKACREKTGKEAPQVTEDPAQWTIAGDREGILEQARQHGVKTQADDPDLLSVIEIVNFGLKGMAAYADHAYILGKREEDVFAFFHRALAATTDKSRDVMDFVQIAMEIGQMNLRVMGMLNDGHTERFGHPVPTKVPIGMRKNKGILVSGHDMVMLEELLKQTEGKGIDIYTHVEMLPAHGYPGLKKYSHLYGNYGGAWQDQAKELPDFPGAIIFNTNCIQRPAESYKDRLFTWGQVGWPDVKHIEGWDFSEVIEKALECPDLPHEPDKEIMTGFGHNAVLGVADKVIEAVKSGAIKRFFLIGGCDGAKTGRNYYTKFAEALPKDTVILTLACGKYRFNKLDFGDIAGIPRLLDVGQCNDSYSAIQIALGLAEAFQCEVNELPLSFILSWYEQKAHVILLTLLSLGIKNIKLGPSLPAYVTPNILNFLVENFNIQPISTYEEDMKEALGG; from the coding sequence ATGTCGAAGATGTTCTGTCATCAGTGCGAGCAGGCGGCCAACGGGGTCGCCTGTGAAGTCCATGGGGTTTGCGGCAAGAACCCCGAGGTGGCCGCCCTGCAGGACCTGATGCTGTACGGTCTGAAGGGAATGTCCCTCTATGCCGCCAAGGCCCGCGAGTTCGACGCCCGGGACGAGGAGATTGACCTGTTTCTGTTCGAGGGGCTGTTCAGCACCGTCACCAACGTCGATTTCGACCCGGACCAGTTGATCGCCAAGCTGCACCGCTGCTATCAGCTCAAGGAAAAGGCGCGGGAGATGTACGAGAAAGCCTGTCGGGAGAAGACCGGCAAGGAGGCGCCGCAGGTCACCGAAGATCCCGCCCAGTGGACGATCGCCGGCGACCGGGAAGGGATCCTCGAACAGGCGCGGCAGCACGGGGTCAAGACCCAGGCCGACGATCCCGACCTGCTGTCCGTCATCGAGATCGTCAATTTCGGCCTCAAGGGGATGGCCGCCTATGCCGACCACGCCTACATCCTGGGGAAAAGGGAGGAGGACGTTTTCGCCTTCTTCCACCGGGCCCTGGCCGCGACCACCGACAAATCGCGGGATGTGATGGATTTCGTTCAGATCGCCATGGAGATCGGCCAGATGAACCTGCGGGTCATGGGGATGCTGAATGACGGCCACACCGAGCGTTTCGGCCATCCGGTGCCGACCAAGGTGCCGATCGGCATGCGCAAGAACAAGGGCATTCTGGTCTCCGGTCACGACATGGTCATGCTCGAGGAGCTGCTCAAGCAGACCGAAGGCAAGGGGATCGACATCTACACCCATGTGGAGATGCTGCCCGCCCACGGCTATCCGGGCCTGAAGAAATATTCGCATCTCTACGGCAACTACGGCGGCGCCTGGCAGGATCAGGCCAAGGAGCTGCCCGACTTTCCCGGAGCGATCATCTTCAACACCAACTGTATCCAGCGCCCCGCGGAATCCTACAAGGACCGCCTGTTCACCTGGGGCCAGGTGGGCTGGCCCGATGTCAAGCACATCGAAGGCTGGGATTTCAGCGAAGTGATCGAAAAGGCTCTGGAATGCCCCGACCTGCCGCATGAACCCGACAAGGAGATCATGACCGGTTTCGGCCACAACGCCGTGCTCGGCGTGGCCGACAAGGTCATCGAGGCGGTCAAGAGTGGGGCCATCAAGCGTTTCTTCCTCATCGGCGGCTGCGACGGTGCCAAGACCGGCCGCAACTACTACACCAAGTTCGCAGAAGCACTGCCGAAGGATACGGTGATTCTGACCCTGGCTTGCGGCAAATACCGCTTTAACAAACTTGACTTCGGGGATATCGCCGGGATTCCGCGCCTGCTCGACGTCGGCCAGTGCAACGATTCCTACAGCGCCATCCAGATCGCCCTCGGCCTGGCCGAGGCCTTCCAGTGCGAGGTCAACGAGCTGCCGCTGTCCTTCATTCTCAGCTGGTACGAGCAGAAGGCCCACGTCATCCTGCTGACCCTGCTCTCGCTGGGGATCAAGAACATCAAGCTCGGCCCCAGCCTGCCGGCCTACGTCACCCCCAACATCCTCAATTTCCTGGTGGAAAACTTCAACATCCAGCCGATTTCCACCTACGAGGAGGATATGAAGGAGGCTCTGGGGGGATAG
- a CDS encoding cbb3-type cytochrome c oxidase subunit I gives MGKSRKRMVISPTWLQVTILTFLVGFSVLGYLTVSIYQNRPPIPRMVQTENGAVLFSGDDIMAGQHLFQKRGLMQFGTLFGHGAYLGPDFTAQYLHLSGLEMLNFYRARGVSEDEAAGQVRRDLKTNRYQPETGLLVYTPAQALAFDRLEDFYRDWFGPQQQQEGLARPHISDSRQIRQLTAYFSWAAWTTAATRPGAGYSYTNNWPPEPLAGNSLTPEAMIWSVLSLVALLGGSGLVLFAFGRWNWLGWKQEIEGGEKRRFRDPNTVPLTPSQRATPWYFLVVAGLFLLQGLLGGANAHYHVEPEGFYGLEIARLLPYNLSRMWHVQLALFFVSAAYLAIGIFLAPMIAGREPKFQKTLALALFGALVLVVLGSLGGEAISLAGLMPGDDLWFWLGSQGWEYLDLGRLWQMLLVVGMFLWVVILVRGLWNRLPNEHLGNMPWLFLYSALSIPVFYAVGMVFGKNVNFVVADFWRFWVVHLWVEDFLELFTTIMVAYIFVLLGVVRPTVATTVIYLDIILYSVGGVIGTMHHMYFNGATAAHMAFGAFFSAMEVIPLLLLTYEAWHFMQLGAPPGERSVAGTASTAFPHKWAVMFLIAVGFWNFLGAGVFGFLINLPVVSYYEVGTAFTANHGHGAMMGVYGMLAMGFFMFVARYFIPWDRNSERAMKISFWSLNIGLAWMLFVNLFPVGFLQLSESLKNSYWHARSIDFFRQPTVRVFEWLRMPGDTLFIVGGILPVVYLALRMFIHRNRVGELPAETTVEEFMEPPG, from the coding sequence ATGGGAAAATCCCGAAAAAGGATGGTCATCTCCCCCACCTGGCTGCAGGTGACAATCCTGACTTTTCTTGTGGGTTTCAGCGTCCTCGGCTATCTGACCGTCAGCATCTATCAGAACCGGCCTCCCATCCCCCGCATGGTTCAGACGGAAAACGGCGCTGTCCTTTTCAGCGGCGACGACATTATGGCGGGGCAGCATCTGTTCCAGAAGCGGGGTCTGATGCAGTTCGGCACTCTGTTCGGCCACGGCGCCTACCTGGGGCCCGATTTCACCGCTCAGTACCTGCACCTTTCCGGCCTCGAGATGCTAAATTTCTATCGGGCCCGGGGAGTGTCGGAGGACGAGGCGGCAGGACAGGTGCGACGGGACCTGAAGACAAACCGCTATCAGCCCGAGACGGGCCTGCTGGTCTATACGCCGGCCCAGGCCCTGGCTTTCGACAGGCTGGAGGACTTCTACCGCGACTGGTTCGGCCCTCAACAACAGCAGGAAGGGCTGGCCCGGCCGCACATTTCCGATTCGCGGCAGATCCGGCAGCTGACCGCCTACTTCTCCTGGGCGGCCTGGACCACGGCCGCCACCCGACCCGGCGCCGGCTACTCCTACACCAACAACTGGCCTCCGGAGCCACTGGCGGGCAACAGCCTGACTCCCGAGGCCATGATCTGGAGCGTGCTCAGCCTGGTGGCCCTGCTCGGCGGCAGCGGGCTGGTGCTGTTCGCCTTCGGCCGCTGGAACTGGCTTGGCTGGAAACAGGAGATCGAAGGAGGGGAGAAGCGTCGCTTCCGGGATCCGAACACCGTGCCTCTAACCCCGTCGCAGAGGGCCACCCCCTGGTATTTCCTGGTGGTGGCCGGACTGTTTCTGCTGCAGGGCCTGCTCGGGGGCGCCAATGCCCACTATCATGTGGAGCCGGAGGGTTTTTACGGCCTGGAGATCGCCCGCCTGCTGCCCTACAACCTGTCCCGCATGTGGCATGTGCAGTTGGCGCTGTTTTTCGTCTCGGCGGCCTATCTGGCCATTGGCATCTTTCTCGCGCCGATGATCGCCGGCCGTGAGCCGAAATTCCAGAAAACGCTGGCGCTGGCCCTGTTCGGAGCCCTGGTGCTGGTGGTGCTGGGCAGCCTGGGAGGCGAAGCGATCAGCCTGGCGGGGTTGATGCCCGGGGACGATCTCTGGTTCTGGCTGGGATCACAGGGGTGGGAATATCTCGATCTGGGACGCCTTTGGCAGATGCTGCTGGTGGTGGGCATGTTCCTGTGGGTGGTGATCCTGGTCCGGGGCCTTTGGAACCGCCTGCCCAATGAACATCTGGGCAACATGCCCTGGCTGTTTCTCTACAGTGCCCTGTCGATCCCGGTTTTCTACGCCGTGGGAATGGTTTTCGGCAAGAACGTCAACTTCGTGGTGGCCGATTTCTGGCGGTTCTGGGTGGTGCATCTCTGGGTGGAGGATTTCCTCGAACTCTTTACCACCATCATGGTCGCCTACATCTTTGTCCTGCTCGGCGTGGTGCGGCCCACTGTCGCCACCACTGTCATCTACCTGGACATCATCCTCTATTCCGTCGGCGGGGTCATCGGCACCATGCACCACATGTACTTCAACGGCGCCACCGCGGCTCACATGGCCTTCGGCGCCTTTTTCTCCGCGATGGAGGTGATTCCGCTGCTGCTGCTGACCTACGAGGCCTGGCATTTCATGCAGCTCGGCGCCCCCCCTGGGGAGCGGAGCGTGGCGGGCACCGCCAGTACCGCCTTCCCCCACAAATGGGCGGTCATGTTCCTGATCGCGGTTGGATTCTGGAACTTTCTCGGCGCCGGGGTTTTCGGTTTCCTGATCAATCTGCCGGTGGTGAGCTACTACGAGGTCGGCACCGCCTTTACCGCCAACCACGGCCACGGCGCCATGATGGGCGTCTACGGCATGCTGGCCATGGGGTTTTTCATGTTCGTCGCCCGTTATTTCATCCCCTGGGACCGCAACAGCGAACGTGCCATGAAGATCTCCTTCTGGAGCCTCAATATCGGACTCGCCTGGATGCTGTTCGTCAACCTTTTTCCGGTCGGCTTCCTGCAGCTCTCCGAAAGCCTGAAGAATTCCTATTGGCACGCCCGCAGCATCGATTTCTTCCGCCAGCCGACGGTCAGGGTTTTCGAATGGCTGCGGATGCCCGGAGACACCCTCTTCATCGTCGGCGGCATCCTGCCGGTGGTCTATCTGGCCCTGCGCATGTTCATCCATCGAAATCGGGTTGGGGAACTGCCGGCGGAAACGACGGTGGAGGAATTCATGGAGCCCCCGGGGTAA
- a CDS encoding chemotaxis protein, producing the protein MKEKGTQEILLESGTNEMEILEFYLGGQSFGVNVQKLREIIQYEPEKATRLPESYPSMIGTLLVRGQSIPLVDLNVHLRRNARAEEAGRPIVLVCQFNNRISGFLVDGVNQIHRINWQDVMPMPSLFEQYQPRFTGSIHIGGKEILVVDLEHILSEIDPDIGMNYEQKLESEGLQDIETIAEKRARVKLMIAEDSTIIRVGMQKMLTGAGYTQIRTFVDGEDCYEALKSLKEKVTSEEELTNHVKLLISDIEMPKMDGLTLCRRIRETLGLKNLKIIMFSSLITEQMSAKCESVGADASISKPQIPELVAMIDTMCL; encoded by the coding sequence ATGAAGGAAAAAGGGACTCAGGAGATTCTGCTGGAGAGCGGCACCAATGAAATGGAAATTCTGGAATTCTATCTGGGCGGGCAATCCTTTGGAGTCAATGTCCAGAAGCTGCGGGAAATCATCCAGTATGAACCGGAAAAAGCCACCCGCCTCCCCGAAAGTTATCCTTCCATGATCGGCACGCTTCTGGTCAGGGGCCAGAGCATTCCCCTGGTGGACCTGAACGTTCATCTCAGAAGGAACGCCCGGGCCGAAGAGGCTGGACGCCCGATTGTCCTGGTCTGCCAGTTTAACAACAGGATCAGCGGCTTCCTGGTCGACGGCGTCAATCAGATCCACCGCATCAACTGGCAGGATGTCATGCCGATGCCGTCGTTGTTCGAGCAGTATCAACCCCGATTCACCGGCAGTATCCATATCGGCGGCAAGGAGATTCTGGTCGTGGATCTGGAACACATCCTTTCGGAAATCGACCCCGACATCGGCATGAATTACGAGCAAAAGCTCGAATCTGAAGGACTTCAAGACATTGAAACCATCGCCGAAAAACGGGCCCGGGTCAAACTCATGATCGCAGAGGATTCGACCATCATCCGCGTAGGAATGCAGAAAATGCTGACCGGAGCCGGATACACCCAGATCAGGACTTTCGTTGACGGGGAGGATTGCTATGAGGCACTGAAGTCCTTGAAGGAGAAGGTGACGTCCGAAGAGGAGCTGACAAACCATGTCAAATTACTGATCAGTGATATCGAAATGCCGAAAATGGACGGTTTGACCCTGTGCCGCCGCATCCGCGAGACCCTGGGACTGAAAAACCTCAAGATCATCATGTTCTCCTCCCTGATTACGGAGCAGATGTCGGCCAAATGCGAGTCGGTCGGCGCCGACGCCTCCATCAGCAAACCGCAGATCCCGGAGCTGGTGGCGATGATCGACACGATGTGTTTGTAA
- a CDS encoding peptidylprolyl isomerase, with product MSASNPLVQMETSLGEILLELDVEKAPISVENFIAYARAGHYDGTIFHRVIKGFMIQGGGLTPDMQEKPTNEPIKNEAHNRLKNKAGTIAMARTSEVDSATAQFFINTEDNKFLNHSGTNPENYGYAVFGRVVDGMDVVYTIEQEPTATAGGYEDVPVKPVVILKVEVID from the coding sequence ATGAGCGCATCCAACCCCCTGGTCCAGATGGAAACCTCTCTGGGCGAAATCCTGCTCGAGCTCGATGTCGAGAAAGCTCCCATCAGCGTGGAAAACTTCATCGCCTATGCTCGGGCCGGGCATTACGACGGCACAATTTTCCACCGGGTCATCAAAGGCTTCATGATCCAGGGAGGAGGGCTGACCCCGGACATGCAGGAAAAACCGACGAATGAGCCGATCAAAAACGAAGCCCACAACAGGCTCAAAAACAAGGCTGGAACCATTGCCATGGCCCGCACCTCCGAGGTGGACAGCGCGACGGCTCAGTTCTTCATCAATACCGAGGACAACAAATTTCTTAATCATTCCGGAACAAATCCGGAGAATTACGGATATGCGGTGTTCGGCCGGGTGGTGGACGGGATGGATGTGGTCTATACCATCGAACAGGAACCTACCGCGACTGCGGGGGGGTATGAGGATGTTCCGGTGAAACCGGTGGTGATTCTGAAGGTGGAAGTGATCGACTGA